Sequence from the Candidatus Auribacterota bacterium genome:
GAAGTACTTCCTCGATCTCCTCGCGATGGTCGCTGAGGATCAAGGGCACCATCCCGTCTTGACCTTGTTGTACAACAAGGTGAGGGTAACCCTCGCCACGCATGCCGCCGGAGGGTTGACGGAGAACGATTTCATCATGGCGAGGATCATTGATGCTGTGATTCAGACAGTGGGAGAAGAGAAGAGCTAATCTTTTATGTAGCAAAGAGTTATGTGATTTATGAGATTGAGGCCTGAGATTTTCTTTCGGCCTCATCATTTTTTTGCTTGTAATCTGATTGTATAATGATATAGTT
This genomic interval carries:
- a CDS encoding 4a-hydroxytetrahydrobiopterin dehydratase; its protein translation is MAARIKGWELVEGVKLKKEFTFKDFVEAKYFLDLLAMVAEDQGHHPVLTLLYNKVRVTLATHAAGGLTENDFIMARIIDAVIQTVGEEKS